In the genome of Raphanus sativus cultivar WK10039 chromosome 9, ASM80110v3, whole genome shotgun sequence, the window TGGTTGGTTACTATTTAAACAGTGTGTAAGTGTTACATACAATTAATGATTACTTATACTACAATTccattttttatctttaaaagtAAGATTGATACtataatattttcgaaaaaacaTCCACTAGTCAAGCTGTAAAGCAGTAAGACTAAGGAATACTAATTAAGAAACACCACCTTATTTTGGGTCCCAACTAATCACCTAACTAACAAACGCAAACTCATAACTAGACGTCTATATACACATGCATAACCTTATCTATACGCATAAATTAGAATCTCTGCATACACTTTAGGTGTCACATGGAAATTTCTTATTGGATACGAATGTACAAATGTCAATATCTCGAtgtcataattttatttatttattatttatgtgaaTTTTTCTTATAATCATATCTTATAACTTGTAACTctagaaaaagaaacattaacttttttttgggtaaaaaaaaataagaaacataaacatGTGATGTATATTATGCATGTAAGTAAATTTCGAAATCGTAAAATAGCAGCAGGTTTTTTGAGAAACTGACAAACTGTAAATGATTTTGAAATCTCTACAACCTCaaatgttaaagaaaaaattactaCTCGATTAAGAGTGTTTGTTGATACATCAAACATTAATCTCCTTTTATAGCAAAACTTGTTTTATCTAAACTTCTTGAGTtaatgtaaaacaaaataataataatataaattattgttgATGTATATACATACTCTTACATCGCCTCAATTACTTTAGCAAGCGGGACAGAAAATACAAAGCATGGTTATCACGTCACGATTCCACACAATCAACATATGATGATTGATAAACATAAACGGAATTCGTTGTTTTTCTTCATATCaaagcatctccaacccatttctttcttagaaaaaaaataataataaagaaactGTAAAATGAAATAGAGATGTGTTTTTGCTCAAATGCATTATGTacatttaccaaaaaaaactatattatttactaaataatgatattttcttCTATAATATAGCATTATTTAGacatctttcaaaaaaaaaataccattattttataatagaaaaatatagcAGTCttctattttaagaaaatacattggagtaaagaAGATGTAAAAGATCTGTttctattttatagtttttattattaaagatggtcttccaaaacactaccaataaaataaaataattaaccaAAAAGAATCTAATAcgcaaaataataaaatgaattatACGTCACACACAATCCACAACGTTAATTCGCTTGCTTGCTTGCTCTCTCTTCTATAAATCATTTCGTCACATTTCTCCTCTCACAAAAACATTTTCTATTAGGGAAAAATAATAACCTCAAAACCACttattttgttctttctttctccttctctcGGTGTAAGAAAATGGAAGGAAGACAATATTACGCTCCAAGAGAAAACATAGACGGGAACAGAACAGCCATGGGAGGACCTCACTCGCCGTGGCATTCACCGATTCCTTATCTCTTCGGTGGTCTAGCGGCGATGCTTGGTCTCATCGCGTTCGCTCTTCTAATCCTCGCTTGCTCCTATTGGCGTCTCTCCGGTTATCTCGACAGTGAGGAAAACCAGAGCAGGGACAGAGATCTTGAAGCCGGTGACGCGAAACCTGAGAAGGCTGTAGCTTTGCCGGAGAAGTTCTTGGTGATTATGGCCGGAGACGTGAACCCCACTTACTTGGCGACGCCGGTAGAAAAAACCTGTACTTCTGATGGtgaagatggtgatgatgagGTAGACGGTAATGATCAGGTGGTGCAGAAGAGTAGTGATAGTAACAGTGCGACACATTGAGAAACAGAGGATGCGAAGGGACAAACAGAGGATCGTCTACTTTGAACAGTTCTGAAGAACTGGTCTGTATCTGACTCGGTTGCTTCTGGTTACCGGGTCGGGTCAGAGCTCTACATGATGGGTCTGACTCTTAAAGTGGTCAATAATTactaaacaaacaaacagaTGGAATTGGGTTGTGTTCTGATTAACAATGTTATTTAATCTCAATTTTTgcatcattaatttttttagccTTTTTGATTGTAAGtatgtaactagattttgatccgcgcttcgaaagcacgggtattatttttcacttttatgaaatatataattttttttgtaattattgaatatatttatcttagtaaaacatttttataataaatttgacacatagAGTGtttctggtaaactatgtatttttctaactttgttttattccctctctaattaacatatttatttagcttattgttaaaataaatgattatagactttgatctagGTGCGCGGatgcatattttgaaaaatatgatgatatttgttttttatgtaattattaggaTTTGGCAAGGAACATAACCGATATCGATCcgaaaatatagtaccaaacccgaacataaattgattaaatactcaaattattcaaaattttgttatttaaaaaccGAATTTAATCCGAACCGAAGGATTCgggtacctgaatttatctaaatagatttatatacttatatatatatatatatattaattatttttagatttaacgtatataaaacatcaaaatgatacttttaaattggtttaaaatacttaaaaatatatatagatagtcaaaaataaatatctgaaatagttaaagcatattcaaatcaccaaaaatacttaaaataattattgattttgtattcataattttaaatcaagcCAATTgttatgttaagcttaggtattctgacatatgttatttaaacttataggtattatattattttatttaatgattttgagaaatttaatatatatagtgatttaaaactttaaaaataatttaaatgggttatccaaacccgaaccaaacccgcaaagatccgaatcaaactcaaacaaaaatttaaaaacatcctaataggactgaaatctttgtaCTCGAAAAACGATCataaccaaacccgtatgggtatccgaaaacccatccttagtcattattatatatcgtatattttcatcatataattaatagtattttatacgtacaatcatataagtaatcatataattaataatattttatatttaccattatataaataattacatatattatatttttagaacttaatatgaaatataaaaattatattttgagttggtatttcaaatcgggttttgtattatatttttcttatatatattgacaacattttttataatggacttaataacttaagcccattactttttttgtctaatactactatctttgtttccaaacaaaactaattaaggggggtgtattcaatttaacatttgatgtgatttgatttttaatggagttttagatgatttaaataagttgcagagatttaggtgatttttgttaaactactctagaatatcacctaaaaccatgggatttgagttttaatttttttaactaagaaactccacccaaacactctaaaatcacctcaaaactttaaaactccacaacttaaaatattttcagtaacagtggatttcagagtactttacgagaTGTCAAAtttaataacagtggattttaaatgagtttttaaaattcatgtttggataacagtggatttgtcattttaatacaaatcacctcaaactctcggttgaatacacccccctaatttttaaaaagactacaatccatgtttccaaacactttaattttttttaatactcctATCCTTGTATCCAAACATCTTCATTTTGTActacaactttaataatatagatagtaTAATGTTATACAATTATATCATTAGGGGGTCTAAAAAGCTTTATGATTTGGACTGATTCATTTGAATGCAAAGGTTATATATTGACATATATACATCTCTTTTCCACGTTATTTGTTAGACCATGATATTTAGGAGACATATTTATGATAGACCAGATATGTCacataaattttctaaaaagaaaacaaatatctaacagttagaatattaattatatttcctaaaatattagagaaagatcttggtaagatgCGTTTGATATGCCGCCAAAAAAAGATACGTATGATTACATTTGGTTGTTATAATAGATTTGGTTATATGTTACATAGGttggaataaaaaataaaagggtCCAAACAACCTTGCATAGatagattttttcagaatgtttctcttttaatagaatatattcaCAAATTATGTTCCATTTCTAAGTTATTATGGAAAATccgaaaaatgtaaaatttcGTAGACTTTTAATGGaaactttatttatatgtttgtgaTTTTTCTAACTACAAatgtaaacataaaataatattgtgACAATATGATAAAAAGTGTACAGTTACGGTCAAGCCCACTTCATGTTTTCCGCGGGATTAATGTGACAAGTGGTTCGGAGAGTCTTCAAGGTTAGAAAATTGAAGGCAACTCCAAAAACACGTGTGAAGATAGACTGAAATAAATTCTCATAGGTGTCTCTGATGCGGCGAGGTGAAGCAGTTAGCTTCAATCAATGCCCTTTTACTAGTTGTGTAATTTATCTCATTTTAGcatatctattactataaaatatGGTTTTTTCTCTCCAGGTGACACGTAAG includes:
- the LOC108825917 gene encoding protein GLUTAMINE DUMPER 3 — encoded protein: MEGRQYYAPRENIDGNRTAMGGPHSPWHSPIPYLFGGLAAMLGLIAFALLILACSYWRLSGYLDSEENQSRDRDLEAGDAKPEKAVALPEKFLVIMAGDVNPTYLATPVEKTCTSDGEDGDDEVDGNDQVVQKSSDSNSATH